From Candidatus Polarisedimenticolaceae bacterium, the proteins below share one genomic window:
- a CDS encoding ATP-binding protein — MRRSSLRAVLIALNVSVVLLAMAGLAIASAALLRRFIDDEALDHVRLAADGAARDIAREGDALAATVRLVAAQPELSAPLAERRYDEAARNLATIREEGGLYAAAILRNGRVVASAGPALAWTDGLSATPTGGIQLVASTRSPVDSAATVALGVVFDGAYSKRLGETVGASVRFDDAAHGIGSIGDPKLPLRAKLLHDAPPEARRLDDLGVYATVVALEDATGRVVGFMDVELPTQPAREARIKLMRRVAQLTLGIGTVALLLTVLVARRIVGPLTQLTEAADRIGGGDLGTPVGEAGWAEIGRLAASMEEMRRRLLTLTGDLAARQSEARAMVDGIAEGVFVVDGERRIVTMSAQAAALVGTTPEKATGRFCGDVLRPDPRPCEENCPILHARFRGQARATERLVLKDGRPRTVVLTSSLSGGDRQFQLMRDETEVEAARRLRDAVLANISHEFKTPLAAQLASLELLLERLPDLAPDETHRLVVALQRGALRLTQLIDNLLESVRIEAGRAAVRRQDVSLDAVVEEAVEMIRPLADQRRQAIEIDLPHPLPIVSGDGPRLTQVFVNLLANASKFAPDGTAIRVGGEVKGGSIVLWVDDEGPGWADDVEPQLFEPFVRSLGDEPESSGVGLGLYIAKSIVERHGGTIDAEAGETRTRVAVTLPAGVPA; from the coding sequence ATGAGGCGCTCGAGCCTGCGCGCCGTCCTGATCGCGCTCAACGTGTCGGTCGTGCTGCTCGCGATGGCCGGCCTCGCGATCGCCTCGGCCGCCCTTCTGCGCCGCTTCATCGACGACGAGGCGCTCGACCACGTCCGTCTCGCGGCCGACGGCGCGGCGCGCGACATCGCGCGCGAGGGGGACGCGCTCGCGGCGACGGTGCGGCTCGTCGCGGCGCAGCCGGAGCTCTCCGCGCCTCTCGCCGAGCGGCGGTACGACGAGGCCGCGCGGAACCTGGCGACGATTCGCGAGGAAGGCGGGCTTTACGCGGCGGCGATCCTGAGGAACGGCCGCGTCGTCGCCTCGGCGGGCCCCGCGCTCGCATGGACGGACGGGCTCTCCGCGACCCCGACGGGCGGGATCCAGCTCGTCGCCTCGACCCGCTCGCCGGTCGACTCCGCGGCGACCGTCGCCCTCGGCGTCGTTTTCGACGGCGCATACTCGAAGCGGCTCGGCGAGACCGTCGGCGCGTCCGTCCGGTTCGACGACGCGGCGCACGGCATCGGAAGCATCGGCGATCCGAAGCTGCCGCTTCGCGCCAAGCTCCTCCACGACGCGCCGCCCGAGGCGCGCCGGCTGGACGACCTCGGGGTGTACGCCACCGTCGTCGCGCTCGAGGACGCGACGGGGCGTGTCGTCGGCTTCATGGACGTCGAGCTGCCGACGCAGCCGGCGCGCGAAGCGCGCATCAAGCTCATGCGCCGCGTCGCCCAGCTCACGCTCGGCATCGGCACGGTCGCCCTCCTCCTCACCGTCCTCGTCGCCCGCCGGATCGTCGGTCCGCTCACGCAGCTCACCGAGGCGGCGGATCGCATCGGCGGCGGCGACCTCGGAACGCCGGTGGGCGAGGCGGGCTGGGCGGAGATCGGCCGCCTCGCCGCGTCGATGGAGGAGATGCGCCGGCGCCTCCTCACGCTGACCGGAGACCTGGCCGCCCGGCAGTCCGAGGCCCGTGCGATGGTCGACGGGATCGCGGAAGGCGTCTTCGTCGTCGACGGCGAGCGGCGGATCGTGACGATGAGCGCGCAGGCCGCGGCGCTCGTCGGCACCACGCCCGAGAAGGCCACCGGAAGGTTCTGCGGCGACGTCCTCCGCCCCGACCCGCGGCCGTGCGAGGAGAACTGCCCGATCCTCCACGCGCGCTTCCGCGGCCAGGCGCGCGCGACCGAGCGTCTCGTCCTCAAGGACGGCCGGCCTCGCACCGTGGTCCTCACGAGCTCGCTCTCGGGGGGCGACCGCCAGTTCCAGCTCATGCGCGACGAGACCGAGGTCGAGGCCGCGCGGCGCCTGCGCGATGCCGTGCTCGCCAACATCTCGCACGAGTTCAAGACCCCGCTCGCGGCGCAGCTCGCCTCGCTCGAGCTGCTCCTCGAGCGCCTGCCCGACCTCGCGCCCGACGAGACGCACCGCCTCGTGGTCGCGCTCCAGCGCGGCGCCCTGCGACTCACGCAGCTCATCGACAACCTCCTCGAGAGCGTGCGCATCGAAGCCGGGCGCGCGGCCGTGCGCCGCCAGGACGTGAGCCTGGACGCGGTCGTCGAGGAAGCCGTCGAGATGATCCGCCCTCTCGCCGATCAGAGGCGCCAGGCGATCGAGATCGATCTCCCGCATCCGCTGCCGATCGTGTCGGGCGACGGCCCGCGTCTCACGCAGGTGTTCGTCAACCTGCTCGCCAACGCGTCGAAGTTCGCGCCCGACGGCACCGCGATCCGCGTCGGCGGCGAGGTCAAAGGCGGCTCGATCGTGCTGTGGGTCGACGACGAGGGGCCCGGCTGGGCCGACGACGTCGAGCCGCAGCTCTTCGAGCCGTTCGTGCGCTCGCTCGGCGACGAGCCCGAGTCGTCCGGCGTGGGCTTAGGCCTCTACATCGCGAAGTCGATCGTCGAGCGGCACGGCGGCACGATCGACGCCGAGGCCGGAGAGACCCGCACCCGCGTCGCCGTCACGCTTCCGGCCGGGGTGCCCGCGTGA
- the cysW gene encoding sulfate ABC transporter permease subunit CysW produces MTRPHHRDESPLTRALLIGTALVFLLLVLFLPLVAVFVKAFEKGAAAYLTAIADPNAREAIKLTLEIAATVVPINVVFGVAAAWAIAKFEFTGRALLITILDAPFAVSPVVSGMVFVLLFGAHGFFGPWLQAHDIKIIFAVPGMILATLFVTSPFVVRELLPLMESQANDDEEAALTLGASGWRMFVHVSLPKIRWGLLYGIILCNARAIGEFGAVSVVSGHIQGLTNTIPLHVEILYNDYQFSAAFAVASLLSLAALATLAVKAVVERHLHGSAG; encoded by the coding sequence GTGACCAGGCCGCATCACCGCGACGAGAGCCCGCTGACGCGCGCCCTGCTCATCGGGACCGCGCTCGTCTTCCTCCTGCTCGTTCTCTTCCTTCCGCTCGTCGCCGTCTTCGTCAAGGCGTTCGAGAAGGGCGCCGCGGCGTACCTCACCGCGATCGCCGATCCGAATGCCCGGGAGGCGATCAAGCTCACGCTCGAGATTGCGGCGACCGTCGTGCCGATCAACGTCGTCTTCGGCGTCGCCGCGGCGTGGGCGATCGCCAAGTTCGAGTTCACCGGCCGCGCGCTCCTCATCACGATCCTGGACGCGCCGTTCGCCGTGTCGCCGGTCGTCTCGGGGATGGTCTTCGTCCTCCTCTTCGGCGCGCACGGCTTCTTCGGTCCGTGGCTCCAGGCGCACGACATCAAGATCATCTTCGCCGTCCCCGGCATGATCCTCGCCACGCTCTTCGTGACCTCGCCGTTCGTCGTGCGGGAGCTGCTCCCGCTCATGGAGAGCCAGGCCAACGACGACGAGGAGGCCGCGCTGACGCTCGGCGCCTCGGGCTGGCGGATGTTCGTCCACGTCAGCCTCCCCAAGATCCGCTGGGGCCTCCTCTACGGGATCATCCTGTGCAACGCGCGGGCGATCGGGGAGTTCGGCGCCGTCTCGGTCGTGTCCGGCCACATCCAGGGGCTGACGAACACGATCCCGCTCCACGTCGAGATCCTCTACAACGACTATCAATTCTCGGCGGCGTTCGCGGTCGCCTCGCTCCTCTCCCTCGCCGCGCTCGCCACGCTCGCGGTCAAGGCGGTCGTCGAGCGCCACCTCCACGGCAGCGCGGGCTGA
- a CDS encoding PD-(D/E)XK nuclease family protein — protein sequence MPLGYPARTVLVVSNASSLVLERELLDRVAAAKTGDPLAPILIVVPSRRLADHVSRRLVERFGAVLGVEVVHHAGLARRIVRSAGLAEPRSIESPLLETLTRRVVRRSPSGRLIDFFRERPAAVPTLMRSLVDLREGGVAPAAARAALGPEHAEIGALYARWTEALEAVASRGGADPAALAVLAAPHAAAYASRFRCVLHHGSYELIGVHEALVAALDRGRDGVELRPSARGDDDPPLDAAASFFQAQGALTELTTAARMALAAVRDGVPPHEVAIVVRSFGAYAAAMDVLIDSGDVPWETSYARALRRDPAVARTLAAIAAMADDAGTFASHAAGFEQAAAAAFGERWSSPAGTALAGLLRTLAEVETLLDERAAIGRAEAAAWLEGAVDAAVVPAVPGVGVRVLDAMQARGLTFEHVLLSGMNSGIFPYVGREDPFLPDDARRRVMEATGHPLPLAARREREEHLLLGMMLGSARKRLVVSWRRADEAGRPATPSLALRDVARATGRGMTAKDLEDAARRIPAHPGARFAAWAADPGLLRRDEETLLVALQSEAGADAAPAVAARAPGLRRAIDLVVATDAFSPGSGRYDGRIGPGFVDTRIAATALEVLGACPLQFFFRHVLDVHADPQAKTPFELDAATTGTRVHKVLHHVYGALAGEDAFTRLSLPARVARARQILGEVWPEYAPEREAALAERFPLLDGIVRHGWQKTLMAFIAADLERLEAESLVPVEFEVKEERTIPGGPPGLVVKARYDRIVEGAGGRVIGDYKTGSSKLDKRLAPAAIVSGAELQVPLYALLEGVPVELLGVGPRLVPDGTEKTDPRFVRFPGFDGADQRDGVIETIGVLAHLAAEGTFPIRVGDDCAFCDYRTACRRHHPPTEHRESVSPDVQDAVRCWEKKKETPLLAQVGPRTA from the coding sequence GTGCCGCTGGGCTATCCTGCCCGCACCGTGCTGGTCGTCTCCAACGCCTCGTCACTGGTGCTCGAACGGGAGCTGCTCGACCGGGTGGCGGCGGCGAAGACCGGGGATCCCCTGGCGCCGATCCTGATCGTCGTGCCCAGCCGCCGGCTGGCGGACCACGTCTCCCGGCGCCTCGTCGAGCGATTCGGCGCGGTGCTCGGCGTCGAGGTGGTGCATCACGCGGGCCTGGCGCGCCGGATCGTGCGGAGCGCCGGCCTCGCCGAGCCGCGCTCGATCGAGAGTCCGCTTCTCGAGACGCTGACGCGCCGCGTCGTGCGGCGATCGCCCTCCGGTCGCCTGATCGATTTCTTCCGCGAGCGCCCTGCGGCGGTGCCGACCCTCATGCGGTCGCTCGTCGATCTTCGCGAGGGCGGCGTGGCGCCGGCCGCGGCGCGGGCGGCGCTCGGTCCGGAGCACGCCGAGATCGGCGCGTTGTACGCGCGATGGACCGAGGCGCTCGAGGCGGTGGCGTCGCGCGGTGGCGCCGATCCGGCGGCACTCGCCGTTCTGGCCGCTCCGCATGCCGCCGCGTACGCCTCGCGCTTCCGCTGTGTCCTCCACCACGGGAGCTACGAGCTGATCGGAGTTCACGAGGCGCTCGTCGCCGCGCTCGACCGGGGACGCGACGGGGTGGAGCTGAGGCCGAGCGCGCGCGGCGACGACGATCCGCCGCTCGATGCCGCGGCATCTTTCTTCCAGGCCCAGGGAGCGCTGACCGAGCTGACGACCGCCGCGCGCATGGCGCTCGCGGCGGTGCGTGACGGCGTGCCCCCGCACGAGGTCGCGATCGTCGTGCGGTCGTTCGGCGCCTACGCCGCCGCGATGGACGTGCTCATCGACTCGGGCGACGTGCCGTGGGAGACGTCGTACGCGCGCGCGCTGCGCCGCGATCCCGCCGTCGCCCGCACCCTTGCCGCGATCGCCGCGATGGCGGACGACGCGGGAACCTTCGCCTCGCATGCGGCGGGGTTCGAGCAGGCCGCCGCGGCGGCGTTCGGCGAGCGCTGGAGCTCGCCGGCGGGAACGGCGCTCGCAGGTTTGCTGCGCACGCTCGCGGAGGTCGAAACGCTGCTCGACGAGCGCGCCGCGATCGGCCGCGCCGAAGCGGCGGCGTGGCTGGAAGGCGCCGTGGATGCCGCCGTCGTTCCCGCCGTGCCCGGCGTGGGCGTTCGCGTTCTCGATGCGATGCAGGCCCGCGGCCTCACCTTCGAGCACGTGCTCCTCTCCGGCATGAACTCCGGCATCTTCCCTTACGTCGGACGCGAGGACCCGTTCCTGCCCGACGACGCCCGGCGGCGCGTCATGGAGGCGACCGGGCATCCTCTGCCGCTCGCCGCGCGACGCGAGCGCGAAGAGCATCTCCTGCTCGGCATGATGCTCGGCTCCGCCAGGAAGCGTCTCGTCGTGTCGTGGCGGCGCGCCGACGAGGCGGGCCGCCCTGCGACTCCTTCTCTCGCCCTTCGTGACGTCGCGCGCGCCACCGGCCGGGGAATGACGGCGAAGGATCTCGAGGACGCGGCGCGGAGGATCCCCGCCCATCCGGGAGCGCGTTTCGCCGCGTGGGCCGCCGACCCGGGGCTGCTCCGCCGCGACGAGGAGACGCTGCTCGTCGCACTGCAATCGGAGGCGGGCGCCGATGCCGCGCCGGCGGTCGCGGCGCGAGCTCCGGGGCTCCGGCGAGCGATCGATCTCGTCGTGGCGACCGATGCGTTCTCTCCCGGATCGGGCCGGTACGACGGCCGCATCGGACCGGGGTTCGTCGATACACGAATCGCGGCAACCGCCCTCGAAGTTCTTGGAGCCTGCCCGCTTCAATTCTTCTTCCGCCATGTGTTGGACGTGCATGCCGATCCCCAGGCGAAGACGCCGTTCGAGCTCGATGCCGCGACGACCGGTACGCGGGTGCACAAGGTTCTGCACCACGTCTACGGCGCGCTGGCGGGCGAGGACGCCTTCACACGCCTCTCGCTGCCCGCGCGCGTCGCGCGAGCGCGGCAGATCCTGGGCGAGGTCTGGCCGGAGTACGCTCCCGAGCGCGAGGCCGCGCTCGCCGAACGCTTTCCGCTCCTCGACGGGATCGTGCGCCACGGGTGGCAGAAGACGCTCATGGCCTTCATCGCGGCCGACCTCGAGCGGCTCGAGGCGGAGTCGCTCGTCCCGGTCGAGTTCGAGGTCAAGGAAGAGAGGACGATCCCCGGCGGGCCGCCGGGACTCGTCGTCAAGGCCCGTTACGACCGGATCGTGGAAGGTGCGGGCGGCCGGGTGATCGGCGACTACAAGACGGGAAGCAGCAAACTCGACAAGAGGCTGGCTCCGGCCGCGATCGTCTCCGGCGCCGAGCTTCAAGTTCCGCTCTACGCGCTGCTCGAAGGCGTGCCGGTGGAGCTCCTCGGCGTCGGCCCGCGGCTCGTCCCCGACGGCACCGAGAAGACCGACCCGCGGTTCGTTCGGTTCCCGGGCTTCGACGGCGCCGATCAGCGCGACGGCGTGATCGAGACGATCGGTGTGCTCGCGCATCTCGCCGCGGAGGGCACGTTCCCGATCCGCGTCGGCGACGACTGCGCGTTCTGCGACTACCGGACGGCGTGCCGCCGCCATCACCCCCCGACCGAGCACCGGGAATCGGTCTCGCCCGACGTGCAGGACGCGGTGCGATGCTGGGAGAAGAAGAAGGAGACGCCCCTTCTCGCGCAGGTCGGCCCGAGGACGGCATGA
- a CDS encoding UvrD-helicase domain-containing protein — protein sequence MTPTDAEARLIASIDASVNLVVAAGAGTGKTTLLVERILHAIGSGTARLPEIAAITFTEKAAGELRHRLAAGLDALADAAQGRASEESGSRVLARLVDAGCTLQDLVPRLAAARGALDRTSVSTIHAFCADLLRSHPVESGLIPGFVVDQGPLARRIIDPAWEAFVTEEMGPAGRRGALWGRVLAAVTLADAADVARQLVKGAVPDDVLAHEIAPLDLQSAFGTTAIAWADELRVAGAVTGLTPVPQEWIGEAERVLRTLAMEGVEAAQRTIDRSERLRDRPSIGKKVAEEDRARVEELCRRVNSLLRALRKLDEAASSDLLEAVRPFARAARESLVRAGILDFDGLLVRARGLLRDHPAVREAMKRRFRMLLLDEFQDTDPLQYEIVFFIAEVEGKCERDAYATRLSPGRLFIVGDAKQSIYRFRGADYAAYRRAVEHVVSQGGRELSLTTNFRSLPSVLAPINALFTDPSPSWTPSAHLPPYEAIEAHRTSDEESRCVEVWSPLLPKKALAADRRRLEAAALAREIGEFAGPGKRWRYADVLLLLRGFREAGIYLRALRAQRIPFVVSGGRSFFERTEIVQALAVLRAVADPVDEVALLAYLRSPAGGVDDRELALHAQHHDHAWRPETPAHAGRTPALAAALEQLDAMRAVVADLPVDEAIRRVLEASGMIAVSGLAFEAAQRVANLEKLIVAANTLSRDGSLTLKETLDAIEESLELDEEGDSPLADETIDAVRVMTIHKAKGLEARVVILADTATRPNLGGREEWSIEMTGGRLALRGFGLRNGAAIFAALDDAAHERAEHLRLLYVALTRARDRLVVFGGGEPTMAWIAAFAAWGYTPKELPADGPLRCGDVLHRCLAMPPPETVASGAVPAGAPDAALRYDEALSAVSRLAAPEMRAPSLIDHEFERGESALVPDLAREIGSVVHARLAGLSSESMPEADELMKAFDASPLRARLDALDVLGREIPMLFDDGGARWRGAIDLLYRERDGTIVVADYKTDASSDGAAERHAHQLGVYAKAVARAIPGATVRAELWMLRTGEIIPLGVKSRAGTPPRKLF from the coding sequence ATGACGCCCACGGACGCGGAGGCCCGGCTCATCGCGTCGATCGACGCGTCGGTCAACCTCGTCGTCGCCGCGGGCGCCGGCACCGGCAAGACGACGCTCCTCGTCGAGAGGATCCTGCACGCCATCGGATCGGGCACGGCGCGGCTTCCCGAGATCGCCGCGATCACCTTCACCGAGAAAGCCGCGGGTGAGCTGCGGCACAGGCTCGCGGCCGGTCTCGACGCCTTGGCCGACGCGGCGCAGGGACGGGCGTCGGAAGAGTCGGGCTCGCGCGTCCTCGCGCGCCTCGTGGACGCGGGATGCACGCTCCAGGATCTCGTGCCGCGCCTGGCGGCGGCGCGCGGCGCGCTCGACCGGACCTCCGTGTCGACGATCCACGCCTTCTGCGCCGATCTCCTGCGCAGCCATCCGGTCGAATCGGGGCTCATCCCGGGCTTCGTGGTCGATCAGGGCCCGCTCGCGCGCCGCATCATCGATCCGGCGTGGGAAGCGTTCGTCACCGAGGAGATGGGACCCGCGGGACGCCGCGGCGCGCTGTGGGGACGCGTGCTCGCGGCGGTGACGCTCGCCGACGCGGCGGATGTGGCGCGTCAGCTCGTCAAGGGAGCCGTTCCGGACGACGTGCTCGCGCACGAGATCGCGCCGCTCGATCTCCAGTCCGCGTTCGGCACGACCGCCATCGCGTGGGCCGATGAGCTTCGCGTCGCGGGGGCGGTGACCGGCCTCACCCCGGTTCCACAGGAGTGGATCGGGGAGGCCGAGCGCGTCCTCCGCACTCTGGCGATGGAGGGAGTCGAGGCCGCGCAGCGCACGATCGATCGCTCGGAGCGCTTGCGCGACCGGCCGTCGATCGGAAAGAAGGTCGCCGAGGAGGACCGCGCGCGCGTCGAGGAGCTCTGCCGCCGCGTGAACAGCCTCCTCAGGGCGCTCCGGAAGCTCGACGAAGCCGCGTCCTCCGACCTCCTCGAGGCGGTGAGGCCGTTCGCGCGCGCCGCGCGCGAATCGCTCGTCCGCGCCGGGATCCTCGACTTCGACGGTCTCCTCGTCCGCGCGCGCGGCCTCCTGCGCGACCATCCCGCCGTCCGCGAGGCGATGAAGCGCCGGTTCCGGATGCTCCTCCTCGACGAGTTCCAGGACACCGATCCACTCCAGTACGAGATCGTCTTCTTCATCGCCGAGGTGGAAGGGAAGTGCGAGCGCGACGCGTACGCGACGCGCCTCTCCCCCGGCCGTCTGTTCATCGTCGGCGACGCGAAGCAGTCGATCTACCGGTTTCGCGGCGCCGACTACGCGGCGTACCGGCGCGCCGTGGAGCACGTCGTGAGCCAGGGCGGGAGGGAGCTCTCGCTCACGACGAACTTCCGCTCGCTGCCGAGCGTGCTCGCACCGATCAACGCGCTCTTCACGGACCCCTCACCCTCGTGGACGCCCTCGGCGCATCTGCCGCCCTACGAGGCGATCGAAGCGCATCGGACGAGCGACGAGGAGAGCCGGTGCGTCGAGGTCTGGAGTCCCCTGCTTCCGAAGAAGGCGCTGGCCGCGGATCGACGCCGGCTCGAGGCGGCTGCGCTCGCGCGTGAGATCGGGGAGTTCGCCGGTCCCGGGAAGCGCTGGCGTTACGCGGACGTGCTCCTGCTCCTCCGCGGCTTCCGGGAGGCCGGTATCTACCTGAGGGCGCTTCGGGCGCAGCGCATCCCGTTCGTCGTCAGCGGCGGACGGTCGTTCTTCGAGAGAACCGAGATCGTGCAGGCGCTCGCCGTGCTGCGAGCCGTCGCCGATCCCGTGGACGAGGTGGCGCTCCTCGCCTATCTACGCTCGCCGGCGGGCGGCGTCGACGACCGCGAGCTCGCGCTCCACGCGCAGCATCACGACCACGCATGGCGGCCCGAGACGCCCGCGCACGCAGGCAGGACACCGGCGCTCGCCGCCGCGCTCGAGCAGCTGGACGCCATGAGGGCCGTCGTGGCCGATCTTCCGGTCGACGAGGCCATCCGCAGGGTGCTCGAGGCTTCCGGGATGATCGCCGTCTCGGGCCTCGCCTTCGAGGCGGCGCAGCGCGTCGCGAACCTCGAGAAGCTGATCGTCGCCGCGAACACGCTCAGTCGCGACGGCTCGCTCACGCTCAAGGAGACACTCGACGCCATCGAGGAGAGCCTCGAGCTCGACGAGGAGGGCGACTCGCCGCTCGCCGACGAGACGATCGACGCGGTGCGCGTCATGACGATCCACAAGGCCAAGGGGCTCGAGGCCCGCGTCGTGATCCTGGCCGACACCGCGACGCGCCCGAACCTGGGCGGCCGCGAGGAATGGTCGATCGAGATGACGGGCGGGCGCCTCGCCCTCCGCGGCTTCGGCCTGCGCAACGGCGCCGCGATTTTCGCCGCTCTCGACGACGCCGCGCACGAGCGCGCGGAGCACCTCCGTCTCCTCTACGTCGCGCTGACACGCGCCCGCGACCGCCTCGTCGTCTTCGGCGGCGGGGAGCCGACGATGGCGTGGATCGCGGCGTTCGCCGCGTGGGGCTACACGCCCAAGGAGCTCCCCGCGGACGGTCCGCTGCGCTGCGGCGACGTCCTGCACCGGTGCCTCGCCATGCCGCCTCCCGAGACCGTCGCCTCCGGAGCCGTGCCGGCGGGAGCGCCGGACGCTGCCCTCCGCTACGACGAAGCGCTCTCCGCCGTTTCTCGCCTCGCCGCTCCCGAGATGCGCGCGCCGAGCCTGATCGATCACGAGTTCGAGCGCGGCGAGAGCGCCCTCGTCCCCGACCTCGCCCGCGAGATCGGGAGCGTCGTCCACGCGCGCCTGGCGGGGCTCTCCAGCGAAAGCATGCCGGAGGCCGATGAGCTCATGAAGGCGTTCGACGCGTCGCCCCTTCGCGCGCGCCTCGACGCGCTCGACGTCCTCGGCCGCGAGATCCCGATGCTCTTCGACGACGGAGGCGCGCGCTGGCGCGGCGCGATCGATCTCCTCTATCGCGAACGAGACGGCACGATCGTCGTCGCCGACTACAAGACCGACGCCTCGAGCGACGGCGCGGCGGAGCGCCACGCGCACCAGCTCGGCGTGTACGCGAAGGCGGTCGCGCGCGCGATCCCCGGTGCCACGGTGCGCGCGGAGCTCTGGATGCTCCGCACCGGCGAGATCATCCCCCTCGGCGTCAAATCTCGAGCCGGTACCCCACCCCGGAAACTGTTTTGA
- a CDS encoding MgtC/SapB family protein, with translation MFDTAKLFLLSLALGLLVGIERERSRALEGRGTAFGARTMALVALLGTLAAHVGPPVAIVLAAFVAALTVATYLRPGDDGHHDAGTTTEVAAILTFGLGWLAHQEPRLAAMLGVIVVLVLWLKPRIHAFAHEELTNREVNAALLFLVIALVVLPLLPDRTVDPWGVINPSRLWFMFTLIAGVGFAGYIAVRALGPARGLAAAGFFAGLVSSTAATLSLARRAKDEPEFAVPLATGIVLANAASASAQALVVGVTDPALLRAAIVLVGAPVAVGIAGALVVVWWRRRHAQQKAPAAFELSNPLELKPALAMAAAFGGVLVLSALAQRRFGDSGVLVTAGLAGTTDVHAATLAASTLAAEGTIPPAQALLAMLIAFLVNMAVKLSIVATVGTRRLFFIVAPPLLGMAAAAIGAYLLLEGRV, from the coding sequence GTGTTCGACACCGCGAAGCTCTTCCTGCTCTCGCTGGCGCTCGGCCTGCTCGTGGGGATCGAGCGCGAACGGTCGAGGGCCCTAGAGGGGCGCGGCACGGCGTTCGGCGCGCGCACGATGGCACTCGTCGCCCTCCTCGGCACCCTCGCCGCGCACGTCGGCCCGCCCGTGGCGATCGTGCTGGCCGCGTTCGTCGCCGCGCTGACGGTCGCGACCTACCTGCGGCCGGGGGACGACGGCCACCACGACGCCGGAACCACGACCGAGGTCGCGGCGATCCTGACGTTCGGCCTCGGCTGGCTCGCCCACCAGGAGCCGCGCCTCGCCGCGATGCTCGGCGTCATCGTCGTGCTCGTCCTCTGGCTCAAGCCGCGCATTCACGCCTTCGCGCACGAGGAGTTGACGAACCGGGAAGTCAACGCCGCGCTCCTCTTCCTCGTCATCGCGCTCGTCGTCCTGCCGCTCCTCCCCGACCGCACGGTGGATCCATGGGGCGTGATCAACCCGTCGCGCCTGTGGTTCATGTTCACGCTCATCGCCGGCGTCGGATTCGCCGGCTACATCGCCGTGCGCGCGCTCGGCCCCGCGCGCGGTCTCGCCGCCGCGGGATTCTTCGCCGGCCTCGTCTCGTCGACCGCCGCCACGCTCTCCCTCGCGCGCCGCGCGAAGGACGAGCCCGAGTTCGCCGTGCCGCTCGCGACCGGCATCGTGCTCGCCAACGCCGCTTCGGCCTCGGCCCAAGCCCTCGTCGTCGGCGTCACCGATCCGGCGCTCCTGCGCGCAGCCATCGTCCTCGTCGGCGCGCCGGTCGCCGTCGGCATCGCCGGAGCGCTCGTCGTCGTGTGGTGGCGCAGGCGGCACGCGCAGCAGAAGGCGCCCGCCGCGTTCGAGCTCTCGAACCCGCTCGAATTGAAACCGGCGCTCGCGATGGCCGCGGCGTTCGGCGGCGTGCTGGTCCTGAGCGCGTTGGCGCAGCGGAGGTTCGGCGACTCCGGCGTCCTCGTCACCGCCGGGCTCGCCGGAACGACCGACGTCCATGCGGCGACGCTTGCCGCCTCGACACTCGCTGCCGAGGGTACGATTCCGCCGGCGCAGGCGCTTCTCGCGATGCTGATCGCCTTCCTCGTCAACATGGCGGTCAAGCTCTCGATCGTCGCGACGGTCGGGACGCGGCGCCTCTTCTTCATCGTCGCGCCGCCGCTCCTCGGCATGGCCGCCGCCGCGATCGGAGCCTATCTGCTCCTTGAAGGGCGTGTGTGA
- a CDS encoding response regulator transcription factor, protein MKVLVVDDDRELRELIGFVLGQAGYAVVDAADGPSAVARHGAERPDLVLLDVNLPGFDGFEVLKRIRAASETPVVMLTVRGEEADHVRGLDLGADDYLTKPFSPKTLVARVRARLRRGGLERAAPLAAGAIVLDPDLQTVRIGEAEPSRLTNLEFRLLQLMVAHPNRTVPPERLLRHVWGARTTEDRQLLKQLVHRVRQKIEDDPAEPRYLKTVSGVGYRLEI, encoded by the coding sequence GTGAAGGTTCTCGTCGTCGACGACGACCGCGAGCTCCGCGAGCTGATCGGCTTCGTCCTCGGCCAGGCCGGCTACGCGGTCGTCGACGCCGCCGACGGCCCTTCCGCGGTCGCGCGGCACGGCGCCGAGCGCCCCGACCTCGTCCTCCTCGACGTCAACCTCCCGGGCTTCGACGGCTTCGAGGTTCTCAAGCGGATCCGCGCCGCCTCGGAGACGCCGGTCGTCATGCTCACGGTGCGCGGCGAGGAGGCCGACCACGTGCGCGGTCTCGACCTCGGCGCCGACGATTACCTCACGAAACCGTTCAGCCCGAAGACGCTCGTCGCGCGCGTGCGGGCGCGCCTTCGCCGCGGCGGTCTCGAGCGCGCCGCCCCGCTCGCCGCAGGCGCGATCGTCCTCGACCCCGACCTCCAGACCGTCCGCATCGGCGAGGCCGAGCCGTCGCGTCTCACGAACCTCGAATTCCGCCTCCTCCAGCTCATGGTCGCGCACCCCAATCGCACGGTGCCGCCGGAGCGCCTGCTCCGCCACGTGTGGGGCGCGCGCACCACCGAAGACCGCCAGCTCCTGAAGCAGCTCGTCCACCGCGTCCGCCAGAAGATCGAGGACGATCCGGCGGAGCCGCGCTACCTCAAAACAGTTTCCGGGGTGGGGTACCGGCTCGAGATTTGA